The sequence AATTGTATGATAGTGTAGTAAGTTTGTTGAACTACGAATTGGCTTTTTATAGAAGATCTTATAATGTTACAATCTGAATAGCTATAAATTATGTTTTCATTGAATATACGAAGTAAATCAAGGAAATTTTACTAATATATTAAGGCCATAAATATAATCGTATATCATGTCATATGTCAATCGTTctcattcaaaaaaattagaCGAAAATTAATGCTTGACCGACTCCCAGAATAAGCTCTCTAAATAGTGTATTGAACATTCCttgatatttgatttgctaAATTAATACTTCATTGGTAGTCCTTGGTAAATCATTAGATATGTGTGTATGTGGTTCGTATGGGGTCTGCTGAACATAGTGTCTATTGAATATCTCGAACTGCTGAATTTTTAATACAACTGAAAAAATTCCTATATCACGAAAAATTAAATGTTCtacaaaaactaaaaaaaaaaaacatatcaattaattcatttaaaaggACTGAACATATTAAAATACTATGAACTTTCACCACTAAGTCGATTGcaaatttgaataaatttgtatatattatgttgaaatattcttttgaaaaatagcataataaaTTATGTAAAAAATTATCTAAATCTTATATCATGGCATTGTTACATTGACATAtctgaaaaattaattaaataattatttataatcaaGAGAATTAATAAGCTTatcattaatcaaataaattggaatataaaatcttaatattatttattaaacgtTTACagtaaattatttgaaattgatAAATTTGACAACTAAGCTATTTTagaagataataataatattttgaatagaGTATAATGAATttctattaatttaaaaattaaaaaaaataagaaatttatattttgagttGTTCAATGATGTATTGAATTTATGACgaaatcaaactcaaactccCACAATATTCGAGTTCAACTTAttctgaaacgtctactaatcttttttcttaaaaaatactagaatttatttttatgtccaTCTATTCGACcgatacaaatatatatactttaaaatactttgacaccatattaaaataaaacaatcaattatatttgaaaattcaaaggaaagagttcaaaacataaaatcgtcacgtgattaccaaacctaaacttagcaatatttcaaaatcacCCTAACTCTAGCATCCTCTCCAAAACCCCTCAAATCATataaagtcgtaaaaatctttaacgtaaatcataatcataatacGAAAAAATATAcagctggtcctcgggttgtgtgcaccttcagtccaacaaGATTAACCATCAAAATCTCCTTCAACATtaatatcatgctcacctgcatccatcatacctagtgagtctaaagactcagcaaaccataatctttataacaaataatacatatacaatcgcATGTAACAGTGAAATTACtcttacttaaaataacatttcatgaacgtgcataaacataaacatttttcctttcatcatttcatatcatatatcatttcatcataaacatttccttTTCTTCATAAGCATATACgtttccttttattgaatttggatcgttaattgtgactttcgtttcatcataaggtcgatggatccatttacatgtaaccacagtacggCGCGGCGGTGAtatcaacgacactctcacccgtcaactgaacCTTGGACTATCATCATcaaatgaaaatacgatcgtcgggctctctatGGGGCCTTCTCCAGTAAATGAGCTCCATCTGGGGCTTTTtctctcacgatatccccatttatatcatcatatcatcataatagtgacaattacttcacctcctcaaacgtttcatattttcatcactttataaaaatcatacatataaatatcatttttttaaaccaagcatgcaacatatctttaagctttaacattttatcataaaatttgataggctcataatagttgtattttattgttgtcatatctctcattgtTACTACTTCCAACgtgcttaattgacacatttttgtgtgattttattgtaggtTGAAGTTTTTTGCTCTTGCGATAAATCTGGGCTAAAAAAgatgattttatatcacaattaaagttgccGATTTGATCTTAGTGTAAGACGTAGAGCATAAAAATTCAGAAGATGTTTTTGGATAAGGCGTGACCACGCCTTATGACTACTCCTAGGCTGCCTAGTGAGAGTTGAGGAATATTCATATCAAGGAATAAATAGAAGATATAGTTTTTTCCATAACAAAACTCTATATTCTTAGTAGGATATTTtctaatatcttttattttttagtaattAGGTTTAAATTTAGATATTTGGGCTTTTATACCTTTTTGGacccaaaaatgaaaacaattcCTTTCTTCCCTACACTACAAAAACGTTCAACAAGGCGGCAGACAAGAAAGAACTCTCCCAATCACCATTCTACTACTCAAgaagagagaagaagaaaaggaCTCAAGAATTTCTCACCTCCTCTCCACACCTttaggctaagttttattttttattcaaggGATATTGTTACTATTTCGATTTATCACTGTGAGGCTTTTtgcactttaatttaatattcgtgttttgtttaagtatttgttgatttatgatttatttatatgaaagttgtatattggttaatctgacaatttaattcgatatataattttctactgttatccatgaattcagtgatccgtaattgtcatgaacgattggtacatgagtagcgatagattaggtgtgttgtgctatcatagcatatttaatataaataaatcaacgaaactcgatctatcaattgcagctatctcgattgttagattttaggattaactgttttcacaaaacgaaaatgctatttttaatttatatggaacgctatcgtgcccagttaattattaataagttttgactggatgctgggtttggtcaattaaattaggAAAACGCAAGAATTTCAGtggctatccctataattctaaggttaattgcttgtaactgcatgaataaataatatgttagccgatgaacagtgatataattgaatagtgaaaatcccttgaatcagagtttggtaatttaattctcgtttagttttattattttcttcttgCATGTTAAATTAGTTATAgtattttattagtttttatCAAACAAATCTCCCATTCATTTACATTATGCTCGAAAGAAATAAATCTCCtgttccctgtggattcgaccctgcTCACCATTACATTAATTTTATCTAGAGAGTAGGattttaagtttggtggctcaacgacagcacaccaaaattctttaaaaatttaaaataagcattttatcatttattataGCATTCGGGGCACAACCATGACATTAACTATTTTTTCGGTGTAAAATGACTgctttacccctagacgtaaaatttctcggttttgattttttcttactttcattgactctagaccatctcaaataattatttaagcttaaataaattttttgataattttatttagcttaagtCGAGGCTTTTGATTTATTTCGTAATTATTAATTCGTagtgtgttttaatcccgaattaatttcaaactttaatataaaattctcaaattttaaacatagactttgtATATTTAAATTACCCTTGTGAACCATTATTCGACACCCGTTGAACCACGTTCGAACCCTTAGCCAATTAAAACCTAAAAACCGAACCCTAACCCTAACCCTTTAGCCATATTGCGATTCCTTCGAGCCAAGCCCGAGCCATCCCGAGCCAAACTCCTCCCAGACCCTCtttggaccctactggacccacTGGACCCCTAGGACTCAGCCCCTACCAGCTACAAACCCCCTGCACGAAACAAGAAGCTTACGCGTGTTCTACCCCTTTGCGTACAATACTCCAAGCTCCACCAGGACTCCTCGCCCAGGCCACCACCCGAGCCCTCACCCTCTGGACCAACCCTAGACAGTttattataaaaccgtcgctagtagcgacggtttaaatacaaacgtcgctaatagtctataaatatccgcatttCCTTTTCATTTCTTCACAACACTCAGaatttttctcacgattttaagattttagtttcgattttaggattttaatttcgatttagtgtacttttttgtttcgatttttacttactttgtaaatattattaaaaatcacgagtattgttattagattgtaagtttttttaaaaattttattaaattataaaagtaaatttttttttattttaacgaaaagattagcgacggattatgaaatcccgtcgctaaatgtatcgacagttttaaaatcgtcgctaaacttagcgaccaTTTAAAAAATGTCGCCTATAAATTtataactgtcgctattagcgacggcaattttaaaactgttgctaaaattagattttgcactgattattaacggcgtacattgcacgctgcggataatagtattaacagcgcgcacatgtacgccgcggataatcttgaactttcaacaactttgaactttgcagcgtgcaatgtgcgctgcggaaaacgaatttgcgcgctgcgaaaagccatttttgttgtagtgcctGTTCGAGTCATAACTCATCGCACCAGTTGTTCTCTCGGGTAGGCTTGGGAAGAGTTCCATCGTGCATGGGCTCTTCCCTAGCCGTCGAGCTTCACCCAACCACGTCCATCCCAGCCCTGGTCaagccctggccgagccatgAGCCGTGGTTCCCTCATAACCGAACCCTTGACATCACAAAACGCAATAatggttccagcttgttctAGCTCCGTGCTGCTTCAAAACCGAGCATCCTAAGACCCTTAGAATTGTGTAAAAACATCCCTCTATGATccttaatcatggcagccccttcacgcAACTATGTAACAAGTTTTGGgacaaaaattcatatattaatCACATGTATatgcataaaacaaaaatttctataaaacaatcatgtttttcatgcaaacaataatcaaacatatattaGGGTGTcatagatgagaaaagaaagaatTATGACGTGTTTTTGCGTATATTACGCACAGAAAACGACTTGCGATGCGAGGAACGTTGGCGGAGATGGTCCCTTGCTGAAATTCTTCACAAAAACATTGTTTTCCTATTCCAAATCTCATGGCGTGGGTGTGGTGGGTGCTgatggaagagtcctagtgtttGGAGGGGTGGGGCGTGTGTTTTGGTGGCAATAAAAGACTTGGAAGCCTTGTTTAGTTTATATAAAACTCTTGGTACAAACTTGAGCTCATTAGACAAGTATAATAGACCCATTAGGCtcattagttattaattaaaatattttgtgttaggaaagtttgtgaaaatattagtcgagttctcgaaaaattcatattttagtcGAAAATCGAACACTGGTTGAAAATACGACTCGACATATAAAAATACCTCAAACCACCCCAATTTCGAAATTTCCATTTCAATACACCACATattaaaccattaaaaataattatttaataaaaatattttccctcatgtggatccccggtctccgttcttcgatcgcgtctcgaataacctttaaaacacagttttatgcattctaattgaaaacaattttttaaaaatgtaagcATGTCTACCCTATTTACTagatgcaattaaaataaattaattaaaatataaaaaatttgacaACTTACATGCATCTTTTATGTCAATCAGTTATTTTCTAACATAGATCTATATTTCAGTTAAGGAAGAAATTGGTTCtgattgttttattttggtttagatttaattatttttatgcatttaacaataaataaagtataaaaaaaaaatacatatacaaatGTAAACGCAAGTTTCAttacttgaaaaataaaaaaaatagaaacggTGATACGCTGCCATGTCTGGGTAAACACTCAAGAAATGAGGTGACCAtatctaattaaattatatgatCAAAAGCAAACTTTATCTCCTTATTTTGCCAACTCTTCGGAAAGGGTCTTAGCCAATGAGGAAATAGTGGCTGGGGAGAGTCCCCTGCTCCCTCCCAAGTACCATTTTAGAATCATCTCCACCACATTTGCATTCTTCACCTCGAGTTTTGAATCTTCTTTCCCCTCGCACGAAAATCCCATCTGTTAAAATTTTTCGAATATTAATAAACAACTTAATTAATACATAAAGTCATCATCGCGAACGATCAAATCTCAAGCAGATCAAAACGTCGACGAGCTAAGACATCGTCGATAAACTGACCCCGAAAAGGGCAACATTTGCAAGATGTAAGTACCTCAAGAGTTGGGGGAGTGGCTGAGAAATGAAAAGACAAGATTGAATCTTTCTTGAAATACTTGGTTTGGAAAAAGGTCAAAACTTGCTCCAAAGCCTCCTCTTCCTCTTCCTCGTATTTATCAACAGCTGCCAAACGATCCCTAACCGCACTCTCTAGTTGAACTCCATATTGCGAGCCTTTTATCTCCTTGATCACCACCACTCTAATAAATTTTTCTACTGGAGCTGaataatatgaaataaaaagtgatttttaattcaatattagttgaattgttaatttattttataaatatttatttttagctAACAAATGCTGCattgatttattgaaaaataaattgtacAACActcatcaaaatttttttttataagatattACGACTCATcgtattttttagatatatttttcattttctgcaaatatatattatattgctaaataaattattctaaaaatcacatatttatGTTACCTGAAATTATAGCCTCAAAAAAAGCATCATCTTTTGCAATTTCATCAGCAGATTTTCCCTTCCATATATGTAAATTGTCCACAATTTGAGGATCCAAATATACTCCAATCGCTGTAAACTTAATCTGGAGGAAGTGTATCTCAATATCCGTAATTCCTGATAAAATTTAACGTTTttcagagagaaaaaaaaatatattttaatagatCAGGACTATTTTCTATTAAAATGAAGTTTTTTATATTGCCCTTTTACAAAAGAACATCACAAGCAGCAGTGAGCCAATAATTTACCTGTTATTATGCTAAAAATTTAGGGATCAAGAAATATATATTCACCTTACACATATAGAATAGACCTCTTATGAGACGGTAACAcatatctttatttgtgagaccgATCAACTATGCctatatttgcaataaaaagaaatatttttgacataaaaagaaatattttccatGAGTGActcgtatcacaaaattgaccaatGATACTGTCTCAaatgagtttttgtgatatatatatatatattatatttgaagttATATAAATCTATATTATCTACActattatgtatatataaagGGTGTAGAGTGAACTAGGTATCACAGTGTGATAACAAGATCATGATGATCCATCCataatctaaaaaatatttttttaaaaaaattattaacaaaaaccATAAATTATTacaataacaaaaaatttacaatatttgaatttgattttgtttagTTCTCAGAAATCCTCAGATAAAACATATTTGCAGTTGCTAATTtcaataaaagatttaaatttttatacaaaattatttaatacagACAAATATCATACACCAAAAACTACTTTTTCTCTGGTAACTTCGATCCCAGATACCCCAATTCATTCGGAGATGTGGTATATGTATCCCACAGTGCCGAATGCATTATCGCGGATGGATTTGGCGCAAGTATCAGATTAAAATATTCTTTATCCCTCGATTCCTAGCCCTTGCATATTTAGTTTTAAATCTAAATCACATACCAACAAAATCTTTTTGAAAAGTAATTAAACAGATTTGGGTACCAAAAAGCTTTGTGTTGGTAGcgaaatataaatttttcaacAAACTAGATATACATATTGCTATCATGTAATGATTtacaataattgattttttttaaaaaaaaaaatttgctaaTTTGTCAATATATctcatataaatattattattgttataataATGATAAACGAAACTTACCATAACCTAGCAAGGGCAATGGCTTGGTGAAAATAATTTGTGGAGGAAAAGGCACTTCATCCACCATTACAGCCTCAACTTCAGTATCCACTGCATAAAATTCACATAAAATAATTGCTTTATCATCAAATTATGGATAGATCTCTTGattctttatttgtatttgaattacAACTGTGTCTGTGTGTGTCTgctaaatttttaaaacaaaacttaGAAAAGATCTTACTTTGTGACGATGATCAAGAAATGTGGAGATGGTTTTCTCAGAATGAAGAAATCAgagaaatgaaaaatgaaatattgAAACTATTAGTGGTAGTTATTAAAGAGTAAATGGTTGAAGCTACTTTTCTAACTTGCCATTAAGCCTTCGATGAGGTATACCATAGTTTGGTAAGACCAGACTAGTGAGTTGGGTTGACAGAGCATGTCACTGTTATTTTTTGTCCTTTTCACTTCATTTTTAAGAGGGATGGAAAATATAGGATGAATCGGTTGTTAGAGTTCGAGTTTGGTCCCATCATGCTCTAATGATAAGTCTTATAAGGATGTTGGTATGATAAAAATCGATttcgagttcgagttcgagttcgagttcgagttcgagttcgagTAGATGGTTTGATGAAAAATGTAATAAGATGTTGATAGGACATTTAAGTTTTACAAAAACATGTTAGAAATATAAATAATGTTGATCGTGAACCATTATAATTAGGCTTAGATAAgatttgaattataatttatggtttttaaaatggtaaaattaatttttaggagattgtattattatttttaattaataaatctgattatttaaaaataaataaatgtaaaaaaaactaaatttataGATTGCCTTTTAAAATGCCACACAGGCAAATAGTTCCTTGTACGGTATCTGGGTAGTAACTTTAACCCTTGATCTAAGGATTACAAAGGGGTAGGTAATAATTTTTGTTTCTATTTAAGGCAATGCATATGGCTAACAAATTTAAAAAGAGATTAGCTCATAGATGATGATTTTAgaacttaaattaaataattaactaatGCATGCAAATATAAAATTCACATAGGTAAAAATTGACGTCTCTTATCAGAATTCGatagattaaaaaatatttatcgagaTACATTTTCTTATCCGACGGATCCCGACATATTCGGATCCCGAGTGCGAGATTTAGAAAAAAAGATTCATAATTATTATCGAAACATTGTCCCAAATAAACACAAATATGTCAAAATAAATCCATAAAATTACTAGCTAGGTCAGTCTTCCTTGTATCTTTTAATCAAAGTTGAGGTAATTCTCATATTAAACAGCGAACAAACTATTGATCATTTATATTTATTAGGATATTTAAAATGGTAAAATTAATTTGTaggaatcaatcaatcaattaaataaaaaggaaatgtCAAAGAAAActtgattaataaataaattgtaatttaaaaagTGGGAGACAGCCAAAAAGTTTGGTGGGAGTAATAATATCTCACTCTTACACGAACGTGGTGTCATATGGTATACTTAAACGTTTGGTGGCATGAACACCACCGCTTGTTTCACCTACCAAACAATCACAGGCCTCTTCATCTCAGTAGGGTTGTTAGATATATatgtttattgtttttaaatatttaattttagtaGTCCAGATGTATTAATTactctaaaaataataattttaaaaaaaattaaaatattttataaaataatataacacatttaaaattttaaaatttatgatattaatatacaataaataccATGACATCGAGAGTTTCCAGCTCAACGTCTGAAGTCTCTAGCTCAACATATGTCGTGAGACATTGGACTTTCTCATCGTTACTTTCACTTGTGGATGTCTCTAAACTAGATTGGTTTGAATCTACTCAACCCATTTGCTTTTTCTTTCTTCTGATAcaagtactttttttttttaatctcttaTCTTCTTGAATTATCTTTAGTCATCTTTGGATCGTCTCTTCTAGAACGGTTTTAATTAACTTTCTTCGGCCTGTTACAGTCTGAAATAAAATGACATTTCTTTCCATGGTTAAAACAATCTTGATTTTCACCAGCTTGATATTTTTTacgataatatttatattttggttTATTCTTTATCATAAATTTACCAAACTTTTTTACATATAAAGatattgatttattgtttatCTTTGATTAGCAAATTTTCTACTCGAACATTCTTCACTAACGATCAAAATTGAAGTTGTGCCGACTAAAGCTTTGGTAGTTGTGGAGTGGATGGTTCATCTTCAGTCCGAATCCCCAGCTCAAAATTGTAGGCTTTTAGATCAACAAAAAGGTCGTGCACTCGAGTTTGTCgagatctttggactccctcatgGCTACTTGTCTCTACATCTCATTCTCTGGAAGTGCTCACATAACCTTCAAAGTAATTTCACGATTAGAATATTCTTTACCATGTGATATAAGTTCAATAACAATACTGCTAATGAAACGTCtgtcctttttattgcttataagtactagaatttttttttacctccTTAGCATCTGCCGAACCacaaaagttacataaaatattttgaaccattttaaaagtaaaacaaccaactatatatttgagaaatacagctcatTATATAATCTCTCAAACCATAAAtgtaagtcataaaaatatccttaacataatttaaaatcataaatcataaactattgcggaaaactagcgtcggttctcgggttatgtgcaccttcagtccagtcaagtcaaccatcaagacctccataaacattattatcataatcacctgcatcaatcacacctagtgagtataaagactcaacacgttaTATTCTTGATAataagtaatacgtataaaaccacaagcaatagtgaaaaatagttgtacttaaaatatcgttttcatgaagatgcataaacttcaaacatgaacattttcgtaaacctttttatgatgcatgaactttaaataaaaacatttttataacgatgtatcaactttaaacataaaaattttcatgacatgcgaacataaaccttaacttttccatttttcctcaacatgacatagcATAaagcatttttcatgatcataaacatttttcctttttccttttccttttccttttcctttgttgaattcagatcgttaattgtgacttttgtcAATCCTCAAAAttcgatgaatccatctacatgaaaccacagtattgggcgacggggacatcagcgacacaagatcgtcaactgagcattggcctatcctcaatcatatcctcatatcctcatagtcacaattacttcactttcatcaacgttttcatattttcatcactgtataaaatcatgcaagaatatcatttttcctttgaaaccgagcatgcaacacgtcttttaaatgtcttctttaaatcataaaaaaaatccatggacatttaaaaattataatttaatcatgaacatttcataaacatttaaaaataatcattttaacctcaaaacatttaaaataaaattttgagatattaaatcataaacatataaaattccctaaacatttaaaatatcattttaacatataaaatcccataaacgtttaaaatatcattttcacatataaaattccataaacatccataaatataaaaaaaataatcatattagcatataaaacagcattcaggacagtgccatgacatttactaatttctaggtgtaaaaagactgttttaccactggacgtaaaatttcccgtttttgactttttcctaatttcattgactctaacatgacccaaataattaattaagcttacataaattttctcatatttttatttagcttaaatcgaggacttttaaattaatctttaaatgtgacgtattaatgcgttttaatcccgaattataCCAAacgttaatataaaattcccaaattaaaaacttagacttataataattatttaaacttaaatataatttttcataattttatgaagcttaaaactaggtgtttcaattaactcgttaactagcgtttcgtgcggcgattaaattctgaataaatccaaaactcgttattttgatcccaaattttaaacataatatttttaagatttatcaTACCCTTCCAAACCACGATCCACAACCGTGGACCCattgattcaattttagtcttattattttcgtttttgacacatatTCAAACACACCGAACCATCTCTCaaattactcgagccacgccctagccaccttgaaccaaaacctagccaacccacctagggaccctaatTACCAAGCCCATCCCGAAAGACCAGCCCTGGACCGCTCAAAATCCTACTGAACAGAAGGCCCAtttgcatgtgtgtgtgcgtgtaggTTGTT comes from Primulina huaijiensis isolate GDHJ02 chromosome 5, ASM1229523v2, whole genome shotgun sequence and encodes:
- the LOC140977509 gene encoding chalcone isomerase-like protein 2; the encoded protein is MDTEVEAVMVDEVPFPPQIIFTKPLPLLGYGITDIEIHFLQIKFTAIGVYLDPQIVDNLHIWKGKSADEIAKDDAFFEAIISAPVEKFIRVVVIKEIKGSQYGVQLESAVRDRLAAVDKYEEEEEEALEQVLTFFQTKYFKKDSILSFHFSATPPTLEMGFSCEGKEDSKLEVKNANVVEMILKWYLGGSRGLSPATISSLAKTLSEELAK